The following proteins are encoded in a genomic region of Cryptomeria japonica chromosome 11, Sugi_1.0, whole genome shotgun sequence:
- the LOC131071599 gene encoding zinc finger protein ZAT9, producing the protein MSSSSVAQEFRSQDMKPPFPQFVSSIVGSMARGKRSKRPRPFYSASEEDHVFWSSLSETEAEEEEEQQQLAAYSLMMIAHAHGIRSSGKVRLSGPSKRKSESLEDFEADCPEIQGIVKEESEKRYHCKTCSKKFMSFQALGGHRASCHNKTRILQGQAGGGLDYENVAASPVKERLHICPICDRVFTSGQALGGHKRTHTTPSTSISHTTVAPLASSSISTTKSENQLDLNMPAPLESIDSPVAPPYSVTPLPPRFTKPNYKFNPYWWMESPARSTPSLYDGGVLVAAEDKAPRDLGFKQDLFLVATVN; encoded by the coding sequence ATGTCAAGTTCATCTGTAGCTCAGGAGTTTCGATCCCAGGACATGAAGCCTCCATTTCCTCAGTTTGTTAGTAGCATTGTAGGGTCGATGGCGCGCGGCAAGAGGTCGAAGCGCCCCAGGCCTTTCTATTCGGCGTCGGAAGAAGATCATGTCTTCTGGAGCTCGCTCTCGGAGACAGAAGCAGAGGAGGAGGAAGAGCAGCAGCAGCTGGCTGCTTATTCCCTCATGATGATCGCTCATGCTCATGGAATAAGAAGCTCTGGTAAGGTGAGATTAAGCGGTCCGAGCAAGAGGAAGTCCGAAAGCCTGGAGGATTTTGAGGCAGATTGTCCTGAAATACAAGGGATTGTGAAGGAGGAGAGTGAGAAGAGATACCATTGCAAGACTTGCAGTAAGAAATTCATGTCTTTCCAAGCCCTGGGAGGGCACAGGGCAAGCTGCCATAACAAGACACGGATCTTGCAGGGGCAGGCAGGGGGGGGCTTGGACTACGAAAATGTTGCCGCTTCTCCTGTCAAGGAAAGGCTTCATATTTGCCCTATATGTGACAGGGTTTTCACCAGCGGTCAAGCCCTGGGCGGCCACAAGAGGACTCACACAACGCCTAGTACCAGTATTTCTCACACAACAGTCGCACCGCTTGCCAGTAGCAGTATTTCTACTACTAAATCAGAGAATCAGCTGGATTTGAACATGCCTGCTCCTCTTGAAAGCATTGACTCTCCAGTTGCACCTCCCTACTCTGTGACGCCCCTGCCTCCTCGCTTTACAAAACCTAACTACAAATTCAACCCTTACTGGTGGATGGAGAGCCCTGCAAGGAGCACGCCGTCTCTCTACGACGGTGGAGTGCTAGTCGCCGCAGAAGATAAAGCGCCGCGAGATCTAGGCTTTAAACAAGATTTATTCTTGGTTGCGACTGTAAATTAG